Proteins found in one Oncorhynchus mykiss isolate Arlee chromosome 17, USDA_OmykA_1.1, whole genome shotgun sequence genomic segment:
- the samd1b gene encoding atherin isoform X2 gives MSESKYRDWILETIDSLRSRKARPDLERICRMVRRRHGSDPDRTREELEKLIQEQTVLKVSYKGSISYRNAAKVQRKSRKKSDFTPGSGGGREVEGEQAKHSSLNNNGDSAHSFTDLEEVESRDREEDSVSEPSECPDPRPETPGITSEKKQKLFPLNSGNGPGYCPGCGETGCAAGRGCSGKASASKDKRLGERGGGDQEGGGSSALAGNHETKPGQDGSGAPSKAKGVWGGGGGVETTGQEGSSSCVGVAAETENKMSQGSASSSSSSNSHLLRPKQLQPESPPVKPKLRAGRGEGNPGFGGSGQTSSDLGERLIASVRRLAEQNRASALRGETRGGHKPLGLKEILGYLTSQDGLSSEGKLTRNRVKVVLEREVARGRLRRTRCGNITLPVRGVEAAPTPAKPPGPANRLLKSALQDKHIGKKEVKEEEPMETESGEEEEDEEEKGTGDAEDGGQSDTQTSGGEEGSKGGTCPAPVPMETEPRNGDDITGGSEGQAGVKQEDKQPEHTTNTVSPEQIHTDTQDQNVVQSERESHTSSVHNHNCSACKTEVGVSSCLLTPTASPRDSGLAEERGMNGGVFVKSELGSLNPVNWTVSDVVCYFTTAGFPEQALAFRTQVR, from the exons atgtccGAATCCAAGTACCGGGACTGGATCCTCGAGACCATCGACTCTCTACGCTCACGGAAAGCCCGACCGGACCTTGAGAGAATATGTCGTATGGTCCGGAGAAGACACGGCTCGGATCCAGACAGAACCCGAGAGGAACTGGAGAAACTGATCCAGGAGCAAACAGTGCTCAAAGTTAGCTACAAGGGCTCCATATCCTACAGGAATGCGGCGAAGGTGCAGAGAAAGAGTCGAAAGAAGAGTGACTTCACGCCGGGTAGCGGCGGCggtagggaggtggagggagagcaaGCCAAACACTCCAGTTTGAACAACAACGGGGACAGCGCGCACAGCTTTACCGACCTAGAGGAGGTGGAGAGCCGGGACCGAGAGGAGGATTCTGTCTCCGAGCCGAGTGAGTGCCCGGACCCCCGGCCCGAAACCCCGGGTATCACCTCCGAGAAAAAACAAAAGCTTTTTCCACTGAATAGCGGAAACGGCCCTGGCTACTGCCCGGGTTGTGGCGAAACGGGCTGTGCTGCCGGGAGAGGCTGCAGTGGGAAAGCAAGTGCGTCAAAAGACAAGAGAttaggagaaagaggaggaggagatcagGAGGGGGGTGGCAGCAGTGCTTTGGCCGGCAACCACGAAACAAAACCGGGCCAAGATGGGAGCGGCGCTCCGAGCAAAGCAAAGGGGGTCTGGGGTGGAGGAGGTGGGGTGGAGACGACGGGGCAGGAGGGCAGCAGTAGCTGCGTCGGTGTTGCTGCTGAAACGGAAAATAAAATGAGCCAGGGAAGCGCCAGTTCAAGTTCCAGCAGCAACAGCCACCTCCTGCGGCCGAAACAGCTTCAGCCAGAATCCCCACCTGTCAAACCCAAACTCCGGGCCGGACGAGGTGAGGGGAATCCGGGGTTCGGGGGCAGCGGGCAAACCAGCTCGGATTTGGGCGAAAGACTGATCGCCTCCGTCCGCAGACTAGCCGAGCAGAACCGAGCCTCCGCGTTAAGAGGGGAGACCCGCGGGGGCCACAAGCCACTGGGACTGAAGGAGATCCTGGGTTACCTGACCAGCCAAGACGGCCTCTCATCTGAGGGTAAGCTGACCCGCAACAGGGTCAAGGTGgttctggagagagaggtggcgaGAGGTCGGCTGCGGAGGACCCGGTGTGGGAACATCACTCTCCCGGTGAGGGGAGTGGAGGCAGCGCCAACCCCAGCGAAGCCACCCGGCCCCGCTAACAGACTGCTGAAGAGCGCACTGCAGGATAAGCACATTGGGAAAAAG gaggtgaaagaggaggagccaatggagacagagagtggagaggaggaggaggatgaagaggagaaggGAACAGGGGATGCTGAGGATGGGGGGCAGAGTGACACCCAAACCTCAGGGGGTGAGGAGGGTTCTAAGGGGGGGACTTGCCCTGCCCCGGTTCCCATGGAAACGGAACCCAGGAATGGTGATGACATCACTGGAGGTTCTGAGGGACAGGCGGGGGTGAAGCAGGAGGACAAACAACCGGAACACACAACCAATACGGTCTCTCCAGagcagatacacacagacacacag gatcaGAATGTggtacagtcagagagagagagccacactTCCTCTGTCCACAACCACAACT GTTCGGCCTGTAAGACAGAGGTGGGTGTGTCCTCCTGTCTCCTCACTCCCACCGCCTCACCTAGAGACTCTGgcctggcagaggagagagggatgaacggAGGAGT GTTTGTGAAGTCTGAGCTGGGCAGTCTAAACCCAGTCAACTGGACAGTGTCTGATGTGGTCTGTTATTTCACAACAGCAGGGTTTCCAGAACAGGCCTTAGCCTTCAGGACTCaggtgagatga
- the samd1b gene encoding atherin isoform X1 translates to MSESKYRDWILETIDSLRSRKARPDLERICRMVRRRHGSDPDRTREELEKLIQEQTVLKVSYKGSISYRNAAKVQRKSRKKSDFTPGSGGGREVEGEQAKHSSLNNNGDSAHSFTDLEEVESRDREEDSVSEPSECPDPRPETPGITSEKKQKLFPLNSGNGPGYCPGCGETGCAAGRGCSGKASASKDKRLGERGGGDQEGGGSSALAGNHETKPGQDGSGAPSKAKGVWGGGGGVETTGQEGSSSCVGVAAETENKMSQGSASSSSSSNSHLLRPKQLQPESPPVKPKLRAGRGEGNPGFGGSGQTSSDLGERLIASVRRLAEQNRASALRGETRGGHKPLGLKEILGYLTSQDGLSSEGKLTRNRVKVVLEREVARGRLRRTRCGNITLPVRGVEAAPTPAKPPGPANRLLKSALQDKHIGKKEVKEEEPMETESGEEEEDEEEKGTGDAEDGGQSDTQTSGGEEGSKGGTCPAPVPMETEPRNGDDITGGSEGQAGVKQEDKQPEHTTNTVSPEQIHTDTQDQNVVQSERESHTSSVHNHNCSACKTEVGVSSCLLTPTASPRDSGLAEERGMNGGVFVKSELGSLNPVNWTVSDVVCYFTTAGFPEQALAFRTQEIDGKSLLLMQRNDVLTGLSIRLGPALKIYERHVKVLQRTHFEEDD, encoded by the exons atgtccGAATCCAAGTACCGGGACTGGATCCTCGAGACCATCGACTCTCTACGCTCACGGAAAGCCCGACCGGACCTTGAGAGAATATGTCGTATGGTCCGGAGAAGACACGGCTCGGATCCAGACAGAACCCGAGAGGAACTGGAGAAACTGATCCAGGAGCAAACAGTGCTCAAAGTTAGCTACAAGGGCTCCATATCCTACAGGAATGCGGCGAAGGTGCAGAGAAAGAGTCGAAAGAAGAGTGACTTCACGCCGGGTAGCGGCGGCggtagggaggtggagggagagcaaGCCAAACACTCCAGTTTGAACAACAACGGGGACAGCGCGCACAGCTTTACCGACCTAGAGGAGGTGGAGAGCCGGGACCGAGAGGAGGATTCTGTCTCCGAGCCGAGTGAGTGCCCGGACCCCCGGCCCGAAACCCCGGGTATCACCTCCGAGAAAAAACAAAAGCTTTTTCCACTGAATAGCGGAAACGGCCCTGGCTACTGCCCGGGTTGTGGCGAAACGGGCTGTGCTGCCGGGAGAGGCTGCAGTGGGAAAGCAAGTGCGTCAAAAGACAAGAGAttaggagaaagaggaggaggagatcagGAGGGGGGTGGCAGCAGTGCTTTGGCCGGCAACCACGAAACAAAACCGGGCCAAGATGGGAGCGGCGCTCCGAGCAAAGCAAAGGGGGTCTGGGGTGGAGGAGGTGGGGTGGAGACGACGGGGCAGGAGGGCAGCAGTAGCTGCGTCGGTGTTGCTGCTGAAACGGAAAATAAAATGAGCCAGGGAAGCGCCAGTTCAAGTTCCAGCAGCAACAGCCACCTCCTGCGGCCGAAACAGCTTCAGCCAGAATCCCCACCTGTCAAACCCAAACTCCGGGCCGGACGAGGTGAGGGGAATCCGGGGTTCGGGGGCAGCGGGCAAACCAGCTCGGATTTGGGCGAAAGACTGATCGCCTCCGTCCGCAGACTAGCCGAGCAGAACCGAGCCTCCGCGTTAAGAGGGGAGACCCGCGGGGGCCACAAGCCACTGGGACTGAAGGAGATCCTGGGTTACCTGACCAGCCAAGACGGCCTCTCATCTGAGGGTAAGCTGACCCGCAACAGGGTCAAGGTGgttctggagagagaggtggcgaGAGGTCGGCTGCGGAGGACCCGGTGTGGGAACATCACTCTCCCGGTGAGGGGAGTGGAGGCAGCGCCAACCCCAGCGAAGCCACCCGGCCCCGCTAACAGACTGCTGAAGAGCGCACTGCAGGATAAGCACATTGGGAAAAAG gaggtgaaagaggaggagccaatggagacagagagtggagaggaggaggaggatgaagaggagaaggGAACAGGGGATGCTGAGGATGGGGGGCAGAGTGACACCCAAACCTCAGGGGGTGAGGAGGGTTCTAAGGGGGGGACTTGCCCTGCCCCGGTTCCCATGGAAACGGAACCCAGGAATGGTGATGACATCACTGGAGGTTCTGAGGGACAGGCGGGGGTGAAGCAGGAGGACAAACAACCGGAACACACAACCAATACGGTCTCTCCAGagcagatacacacagacacacag gatcaGAATGTggtacagtcagagagagagagccacactTCCTCTGTCCACAACCACAACT GTTCGGCCTGTAAGACAGAGGTGGGTGTGTCCTCCTGTCTCCTCACTCCCACCGCCTCACCTAGAGACTCTGgcctggcagaggagagagggatgaacggAGGAGT GTTTGTGAAGTCTGAGCTGGGCAGTCTAAACCCAGTCAACTGGACAGTGTCTGATGTGGTCTGTTATTTCACAACAGCAGGGTTTCCAGAACAGGCCTTAGCCTTCAGGACTCag GAGATAGATGGGAAGTCCCTCCTCCTGATGCAGCGTAACGATGTCCTGACAGGCCTCTCAATCAGATTAGGCCCCGCCCTGAAGATCTATGAGCGCCATGTGAAGGTTCTGCAGAGAACACACTTTGAAGAGGACGACTGA